The following are from one region of the Myotis daubentonii chromosome 2, mMyoDau2.1, whole genome shotgun sequence genome:
- the ASCL1 gene encoding achaete-scute homolog 1 — translation MESSAKMESGAGQQPQQPFLPPAACFFATAAAAAAAAAAAAQSAQPQPPPAPQLSPAADGQPSGGGHKSAAKPVKRPRSSSPELMRCKRRLNFSGFGYSLPQQQPAAVARRNERERNRVKLVNLGFATLREHVPNGAANKKMSKVETLRSAVEYIRALQQLLDEHDAVSAAFQAGVLSPTISPNYSNDMNSMAGSPVSSYSSDEGSYDPLSPEEQELLDFTNWF, via the coding sequence ATGGAGAGCTCTGCCAAGATGGAGAGCGGCGCgggccagcagccccagcagcccttCCTGCCGCCCGCAGCCTGCTTCTTTgccacggcggcggcggcggcggcggcagcggcggcggcggctcagAGCGCGCAGCCCCAGCCGCCACCCGCGCCGCAGCTGAGCCCGGCGGCCGACGGCCAGCCCTCGGGGGGCGGTCACAAGTCCGCGGCCAAGCCGGTGAAGCGGCCGCGCTCGTCCTCGCCCGAACTGATGCGCTGCAAACGCCGGCTCAACTTCAGCGGCTTCGGCTACAGCCTGCCGCAGCAGCAGCCGGCCGCCGTGGCGCGGCGCAACGAGCGCGAGCGCAACCGGGTCAAGCTGGTCAACCTGGGCTTCGCCACCCTGCGGGAGCACGTCCCCAACGGCGCGGCCAACAAGAAGATGAGCAAGGTGGAGACCCTGCGCTCCGCCGTCGAGTACATCCGCGcgctgcagcagctgctggacGAGCACGACGCGGTGAGCGCTGCCTTCCAGGCGGGCGTCCTGTCGCCCACCATCTCCCCCAACTACTCCAACGACATGAACTCCATGGCCGGCTCGCCAGTCTCGTCCTACTCGTCGGACGAGGGCTCCTACGACCCCCTCAGCCCCGAGGAGCAAGAGCTGCTCGACTTCACCAACTGGTTCTGA